The following are from one region of the Streptomyces fradiae genome:
- a CDS encoding tetratricopeptide repeat protein codes for MSDETYYEFGTPADRWSRAQLFFEAKEYLTAARILRGLVAEHPDQTAQRLLLARAYYHSAQLSKAEAELRAVLERDPVEHYARLMLGRTLERQGRADEAAPHLRLAAAMSGETVD; via the coding sequence GTGAGCGACGAGACGTACTACGAGTTCGGCACGCCGGCCGACCGCTGGAGCCGCGCGCAGCTGTTCTTCGAGGCGAAGGAGTACCTGACGGCGGCGCGGATCCTGCGCGGTCTGGTCGCCGAGCACCCGGACCAGACGGCCCAGCGACTGCTGCTCGCCCGGGCGTACTACCACTCGGCGCAGCTCTCGAAGGCCGAGGCGGAGCTCCGCGCGGTCCTGGAGCGTGACCCGGTCGAGCACTACGCGCGGCTGATGCTCGGCCGCACCCTGGAGCGGCAGGGCCGCGCGGACGAGGCCGCGCCGCATCTGCGGCTCGCGGCCGCGATGTCCGGCGAGACCGTCGACTGA
- a CDS encoding pirin family protein: MSNLDRQATLQVCGGRGFVVAEPVRELLSPRHVQLGESTEVRRLLPNLGRRMVGAWAFVDHYGPDDIADEPGMQVPPHPHMGLQTVSWLHEGEVLHRDSLGSLQTVRPRELGLMTSGRAISHSEESPRSHARYLHGAQLWVALPDAHRDVEPHFQHHADLPQVTAPGLTATVILGALDGAASPGTTYTPLVGADLALAAGTEQRLPLDPDFEYAVLAMSGEAHVDDVPVLPGSMLYLGCGRTELPLRAASDAGLMLLGGEPFEEEIVMWWNFVGRTDEEIRAAREQWMTGDRFGEVVGYAGPRLDAPEVPPTQLKARGRVR, translated from the coding sequence ATGAGCAATCTCGACCGCCAGGCCACCCTCCAGGTCTGCGGTGGCCGGGGCTTCGTCGTCGCCGAACCGGTGCGCGAGCTCCTCAGCCCCCGCCACGTCCAGCTCGGCGAATCGACCGAGGTCCGCCGACTGCTCCCCAACCTCGGCCGCCGCATGGTCGGCGCCTGGGCCTTCGTCGACCACTACGGCCCCGACGACATCGCCGACGAACCCGGCATGCAGGTCCCGCCCCACCCCCACATGGGCCTGCAGACCGTCAGCTGGCTGCACGAGGGGGAGGTGCTGCACCGCGACTCCCTCGGCAGCCTGCAGACCGTCCGCCCCCGCGAGCTGGGCCTGATGACCTCGGGCCGGGCCATCTCCCACTCCGAGGAGAGCCCCAGGTCCCACGCCCGCTACCTCCACGGCGCCCAGCTGTGGGTCGCGCTCCCCGATGCCCACCGCGACGTCGAACCCCACTTCCAGCACCACGCCGACCTGCCGCAGGTCACCGCGCCGGGCCTGACCGCGACCGTCATCCTCGGCGCCCTCGACGGCGCCGCCTCCCCGGGCACCACCTACACCCCCCTCGTCGGCGCCGACCTCGCCCTGGCCGCGGGCACCGAACAACGCCTCCCGCTCGACCCGGACTTCGAGTACGCGGTCCTCGCCATGTCCGGCGAGGCCCACGTGGACGACGTCCCCGTACTCCCCGGCTCCATGCTCTACCTCGGCTGCGGCCGCACCGAACTCCCCCTCCGCGCCGCCTCCGACGCCGGCCTGATGCTCCTCGGCGGCGAGCCGTTCGAGGAGGAGATCGTCATGTGGTGGAACTTCGTGGGCCGCACGGACGAGGAGATCCGTGCGGCGCGCGAGCAGTGGATGACCGGCGACCGCTTCGGCGAGGTGGTCGGCTACGCCGGCCCCCGCCTGGACGCCCCCGAGGTCCCGCCGACCCAGCTGAAGGCGCGGGGTCGGGTGCGCTGA
- a CDS encoding glycoside hydrolase family 6 protein, which produces MRRRIRALAAAFIALPLALAVAPSAHAADPTTMTSGFYVDPNSSAKSWVAANPGDGRAPAINTSLANTPMAHWFGSWSGTIGTATGAYVGAADSRDKLPILVAYNIYHRDSCGGHSGGGAASPSAYASWIAQFAGGIANRPAVVILEPDSLADYGCLNQDQIRERQGMISGALTEFNRQAPNTWVYLDAGNPGWVSPGTMAQRLHEAGLRQAHGFSLNVSNYFTTAQNTAYGNAVNGELAARYGYTKPFVVDTSRNGNGSNGEWCNAAGRRIGTPTQLGGGAEMLLWIKAPGESDGNCGVGTGSTAGQFLPEVAYKMIYGY; this is translated from the coding sequence ATGCGCCGCCGAATCCGCGCCCTCGCGGCAGCCTTCATCGCACTGCCGCTGGCACTCGCCGTCGCGCCGTCCGCCCACGCGGCCGACCCGACCACCATGACCAGCGGGTTCTACGTGGACCCGAACTCGAGCGCGAAGTCGTGGGTCGCGGCCAACCCCGGTGACGGCCGGGCACCCGCGATCAACACGTCCCTCGCCAACACCCCCATGGCGCACTGGTTCGGCTCCTGGAGCGGCACCATCGGCACCGCCACGGGTGCGTACGTCGGGGCGGCGGACTCCCGGGACAAGCTGCCCATCCTGGTCGCCTACAACATCTACCACCGCGATTCCTGCGGCGGGCATTCCGGAGGCGGAGCCGCCTCGCCGTCCGCCTACGCGAGTTGGATCGCGCAGTTCGCCGGCGGGATCGCCAACCGCCCGGCCGTCGTCATCCTCGAACCGGACTCCCTCGCGGACTACGGCTGCCTGAACCAGGACCAGATTCGCGAGCGACAGGGCATGATCAGCGGCGCCCTCACCGAGTTCAACCGCCAGGCACCGAACACCTGGGTCTACCTCGACGCCGGCAACCCCGGCTGGGTGAGCCCCGGAACGATGGCCCAGCGGCTCCACGAAGCCGGTCTGCGCCAGGCCCACGGCTTCTCCCTCAACGTCTCGAACTACTTCACCACCGCCCAGAACACCGCCTACGGCAACGCCGTCAACGGCGAACTGGCGGCCCGCTACGGCTACACCAAGCCGTTCGTCGTCGACACCAGCCGCAACGGCAACGGCTCCAACGGCGAGTGGTGCAACGCGGCCGGCCGCCGCATCGGCACACCCACGCAGCTGGGAGGCGGTGCCGAGATGCTGCTGTGGATCAAGGCCCCGGGCGAGTCCGACGGCAACTGCGGCGTCGGAACCGGCTCCACGGCCGGACAGTTCCTCCCCGAGGTCGCCTACAAGATGATCTACGGCTACTGA